A segment of the Verrucomicrobiota bacterium genome:
GGCGCCAATTCCACCGCTGCCGCCGTGGGGGTTCTGCGCCACTTGGGCGCGGCGTTCGACACGGCGGACGCGGCCCGCTGGCTGCTGGCGCAGTCGCATCCCATGGGCGGATTTCGGGCCATTCCCAACGCGCCGATTCCCGATCTGCTGAGCACAGCCACGGCTTTGCATGCCTTGTCGGCCTTGTCCGTCCCGCTGGATGGGGTTCAGGAGTTGTGCCTCGATTTTCTGGATTCCCTGTGGTCGAACGAGGGTGGTTTCCACGGGCACTGGCACGAGGAACACCTGGACTGCGAATACACCTATTACGGCCTCTTGGCCTTGGGCCACCTCACTTCTTGAATATCAAGGGAGAATGACCGTCTTGCCGATGACCTCTTCCCGCCTGAGTTGCGCCATGGATTCAGGGAGTTCGTCCAAAGGCGCGAGGCGATGGAGAGCAGCGCGGAGGCGTCCGTTCGCGGCCCATTCGAGGGTGCGCCGCATGTCTTCCCGATGGCGTCCGTAACTGCCCACGAGGCGGTGCTGTTTCACGAAAAAGGGCCAGAGATCAAATTCCACGCGGCGTCCGGCGGTGGCGCCGCAAGTCACCACCGTGCCGTTACGCGCCAGGCACTCGAAACATTGGGCGAGCAGTTTGCCTCCCACATGCTCCACCACGAGATCCACTCCGCGCTTGCCGGTCGCCTCCCGCACGGCTTTGGGCCAGGCGGGATCTCGTCCGTTCCACGCCGCGCGAGCCCCGAGGGAGATGGCGAAGTCGCGCTTGGCTTCGGTTGAAGCCAGGGCGAGCACATCCGCGCCCAGGCCGCGGGCGATCTGGATGGCGGCCGAACCCACACCACTGGCCCCGGCGACGACCAGGACGGTTGCGCCGGGAGCAACCGTGGCACGGTGCGTGAGCATGTGCATCGCGGTCGATCCCGCGAGCGTCAAAGCCGCGGATTGCTCGAAACTCACTTGGTCTGGCAATCGCACGAGATTCGAGGCGGGCACGAGCACCTGTTCGGCGAATCCGCCGTGACGATGCACCCCGAGGATTTCGCCGCGCATGCAAATGGACTCCTCGCCTTGCGCGCAAAACTCGCACTGTCCGCAGAACAAATTCGATTGAATCGCAACGCGGTCCCCGGGCTGCCAACCGGTGGTTCCGGGTCCGGTTTGAAGCACTTCGCCGGCGATTTCGCAGCCTTGAATGAGCGGAAGCGGGACGGATACGGGCAAGCCGCCTTCTTCGACCCAGAGGTCGAGCCGGTTCAATCCGCAGGCTCGGACTCGGACCACAACCTGGCCGGAGGAGGGTTGCGGACCAGGGATATCCGCGATCTCAAACTCCCCGGGGAGGCCGGTGCGAAGGAGGCGGCAGGCGCGCATGGAGGGAGAGGGGAAAACCGCTGAGACCCAACCTGGGGCTTAGCTTGGAACCTTCATGCTTGTGACGCGACTGGGGATATTCGGGTTAGGGCTTTTTCCCCTCCGTCTTCGGAAGCGCGCCGCCTTGTTCGAGCTTTTCCAGCTTGGGCTGAATGACCAGGCTGCAGTAACGATTGCGCGGGTTGAGCCGGAAATAATCCTGGTGATATCCCTCGGCCATGATGAATTTCTTCAGGGGCACGATCTCCGTCACGATGGGGCGGCTGAACCGTTTGGCAGCTTCAGCCTTGGACTTTTCTGCGGCCTTTTTTTGATCCTCGTCGTGGTAGAGGATGATGGACCGATACTGCGTGCCGGTATCGGCCCCTTGACGGTTGAGGGTTGTGGGATCGTGTGCTTTCCAGAACAAGTCGAGCAATTTTTTAAAACTAACCTTGGCAGGGTCGAAGGCGATTTGAATCACCTCGGCGTGGCCCGTGGTTCCAGTGCAAATCTGCTCGTAGGTGACATGGTCCGTGGGACCGCCGGCATATCCGCTGGCGACGGACTTGACCCCGGGTACTCGCTCGAAGACCGCCTCCACGCACCAAAAACAGCCGCCACCAACCGTGGCGAGGGATTCTTTGGCCGGGTTCGAGGCCGGGGCGGCGGAAGACGGCAGGCTCGAATGAGCAAGGGTCATAAGGGACAAGAGCAATCCGAGTTGAAGACGAGTCAAGCTGTTCATATTCCAATCCAGCGCGAACTGGCCATGAGTCAATTTGCCGCAATCCCTAAGGAATGGCAATGCGGCGATTGTCCTTCAAAACGAAGCTTAACGGGATGGGGAAACCGTCCATGATGGCAACGCATTCAAGGTGGCCTGCGCTCTACCACTCGCCATCCTTGGAGAACTGCTTCCGGGCGGCGGCGCGGAAGCGCGCGCCGGCTTGGTCCAGGTTCTGCAGGAGTTCTTCATTCGTGAGTCCGGAGGCCGCTCGCGCGGCGGCGATCACCGTCTGACATTCGTTGGTGTCCATGAAACGAGCGGCGTCGAGCAATCGTGGCAGGTCGTCGTCAGGGACGGCCAGGAACCCATGCTTGTCCGCGTGCAGGAGTTGACCGGGACGGATGCGCTGCCCAAACACCTCCACTTCGCATCCCCAACGAACGGGCACGACATGCGCGTGGCCCACGCAAAGCCTGCGGGCCAGCGCCTTGAAGCCGGCGTTTGTCATTTCGTCGAGGTCCCGGATGGCTCCGTCGGTGATGGTACCCACGCAGCCCAGCGCTCGATGGGTGTTGCTGTTCACCTCGCCCCAGAAAGAGCCCACGACGCGGGGCTTGTCCAAATCTTGCACGATCACGATTTTCGGTCCCCTGACACTCGCCACATAGCGCCGGAATTCGGCGGTGGATTGCGGATTCGCCTTCGGATGAGCGGGATTCCCCGGCTCGATGACCAGGGTGACTGCCCAGCCCACCATCGGTCCCATTTGGGGCATGAAATCGCGGGTTTCTTCGAGGTTGATGGCGTCTCGTGTCCGATCATGCCTCGTGATCTGTTCCCATCCATTGTAAATCGTCGGAGTGTTCCAACGTTTCAGTTGCAACAACACGTCATGAGGCAGGAGAGGGGTTGAGCTCATCGCCCTCCACTTTCGAAACTTCAGGCCCGGCGGTCAATCCCGGGTGATGAGGTTGCAAGACCTCAGCGAGCCGGATGCGGAAAACCGCCTGTCCTGTTCGATGAGGGGTGGACTCAGGCCGGTGCATCCCGATGTTGCCGGTGATGCAGGTAGGGCGCGTCCGTCCCGGCGCGCCGCCGGAGCATGATGTTTTGCATCCCGTGGGCGGCGGGCTGGGACAGGCCCGCCCTACCAACAACATCGGGATGCACGGAACTCAGGCGGTCCTCGTTCCTCGTACTTCTCCACCCGTGGTCTCCGCTTCTCTTCACCGCGCTGCCACACTCCGAAATCCGTCGGCTTGTGCAGGTCCGCGGATTCGAGCAAGGTGGTGCTCATGACCTCGACTGTGGCGCGATTTACTCGCCTGATCTGGATGTGCTCAGGCTTGGGATGCGCTCTCGCGGTTGCAGCAGCGCCTCCTTCGATTACGGAAACGGTCAAGAGCCGCGCGCGCCAGCGCGTGGACTACGGCTACAATGCGGGCATCTCCATCGGATTGATCAATGCCGAGGGACGCGATTACTTCTCGTACGGGCGGCTCAATTTCGAGGATCCGGCCCCGGTGAACGAGCGGACGATTTTCGAGATCGGTTCGGTGACCAAAGTTTTCACCTCACTGCTGCTCGCCGACGCCGTGGCGCGGGGAGAGGTTGGTTTCGATCAGTCGGTGCAGTCTCTGCTCCCGATCGATTTTCCCATCCCCTCGGGCACTCCCGAAATTTCTTTGGTTCACTTGGCGACCCATCGTTCCGGCTTGCCGAACAATCCGTCCAATCTCTGCCTGGACGAGCCCTACCGGGTTTTCGAGTGCCTTGGAGAAATGGCGCTGCGGCAGTTCCTTTCCGGCTATGCCCTCCCCCGGCAACCGGGAGAGACGTGGGAGTATTCCAACCTCGGCATGGGCCTGCTTGGATTCACCCTGGCCCATCGTTTCAACCAAACTTACGAGCAACTTTTGCGCGAACGGCTGCTCGAACCCATGGGCATGAAGGATACCCAACTTGAAATTCCCGCCGCGCTTTCCGCGCGCGTGGCCACGGGTCACAATGGCGTGCTCGAACGTCCGCCGTTCCGCATGGCCTCCCTTGGGGGGCGGGCGAAATCCGCTCCACCGTCTCCGATTTGCTCACTTTCCTTACCTACCAACTGGGCTTTCAAACCAACGCGCTCTCGCCGGCCATGGCGGAAGCCCGCCGCTCACGAGGGGCTTCGGCTTAACCCGGGATCCAACAGGGACTCGGCTGGTGGCTGGTCGATTTATCAGGTGGACGCGTAGTTTACCATGGTGGCGACACCTTTGGCCAAACCGCGTTGGTGGCGTTTCACCCTGCCCGGCGTCTGGGCGCGGTCGTCCTTTCCAACTCGCGCGCCAACCTTTACGCCTCCATCAGCGAACTCGGCCTGTACCTTCTCGATTCCAGCTATCCTCTGACCACGATTCGGCGCCCGTTTCAGGTTTCCACGGTTCAACTTCACAATCTCGCTGGACAATACCGGTCGGAGGAAGGGGATCGATTCGAGATTCGTGTGGAACGCGATCAACTTATTTTCTATCACCCGGCCAGTCGTGCGGATTTTCCAGCCATGGCCATCACCGCCACGCGGTTCGAAGCGCTCGGGATCGAGCTGGGACCCAATACCACAGGCCAGTTTGAACTCGATTCGAATGCGCGCGCGGTTTCCCTCAAGTGGACTCAATCCGGCCGGACCCACGACTACGCGCGAGAACCGGATCCCAATCAACTTTCGCTGAGGGTGGCGAAGAACGAGCTGGAGCTCGTTCTGACCGGGGATGATCCGTCGCCCTACCGGCTCGAAATCTCGGAAAACCTGGATGAATGGCGTCCTGCTGACCTATTCCCTACACCGAACTCAACCGTCCGGATCCCCTTTGACGCGAAGGTTCCGGTTCGGTTTTTCCGCGCGGCGCGCCACTCGCCCTAACCGCTTATCGGTGGTGGTAATGTTCCAC
Coding sequences within it:
- a CDS encoding zinc-binding dehydrogenase — translated: MRACRLLRTGLPGEFEIADIPGPQPSSGQVVVRVRACGLNRLDLWVEEGGLPVSVPLPLIQGCEIAGEVLQTGPGTTGWQPGDRVAIQSNLFCGQCEFCAQGEESICMRGEILGVHRHGGFAEQVLVPASNLVRLPDQVSFEQSAALTLAGSTAMHMLTHRATVAPGATVLVVAGASGVGSAAIQIARGLGADVLALASTEAKRDFAISLGARAAWNGRDPAWPKAVREATGKRGVDLVVEHVGGKLLAQCFECLARNGTVVTCGATAGRRVEFDLWPFFVKQHRLVGSYGRHREDMRRTLEWAANGRLRAALHRLAPLDELPESMAQLRREEVIGKTVILP
- the msrA gene encoding peptide-methionine (S)-S-oxide reductase MsrA translates to MNSLTRLQLGLLLSLMTLAHSSLPSSAAPASNPAKESLATVGGGCFWCVEAVFERVPGVKSVASGYAGGPTDHVTYEQICTGTTGHAEVIQIAFDPAKVSFKKLLDLFWKAHDPTTLNRQGADTGTQYRSIILYHDEDQKKAAEKSKAEAAKRFSRPIVTEIVPLKKFIMAEGYHQDYFRLNPRNRYCSLVIQPKLEKLEQGGALPKTEGKKP
- a CDS encoding RraA family protein, with protein sequence MSSTPLLPHDVLLQLKRWNTPTIYNGWEQITRHDRTRDAINLEETRDFMPQMGPMVGWAVTLVIEPGNPAHPKANPQSTAEFRRYVASVRGPKIVIVQDLDKPRVVGSFWGEVNSNTHRALGCVGTITDGAIRDLDEMTNAGFKALARRLCVGHAHVVPVRWGCEVEVFGQRIRPGQLLHADKHGFLAVPDDDLPRLLDAARFMDTNECQTVIAAARAASGLTNEELLQNLDQAGARFRAAARKQFSKDGEW
- a CDS encoding beta-lactamase family protein, whose product is MTSTVARFTRLIWMCSGLGCALAVAAAPPSITETVKSRARQRVDYGYNAGISIGLINAEGRDYFSYGRLNFEDPAPVNERTIFEIGSVTKVFTSLLLADAVARGEVGFDQSVQSLLPIDFPIPSGTPEISLVHLATHRSGLPNNPSNLCLDEPYRVFECLGEMALRQFLSGYALPRQPGETWEYSNLGMGLLGFTLAHRFNQTYEQLLRERLLEPMGMKDTQLEIPAALSARVATGHNGVLERPPFRMASLGGRAKSAPPSPICSLSLPTNWAFKPTRSRRPWRKPAAHEGLRLNPGSNRDSAGGWSIYQVDA
- a CDS encoding beta-lactamase family protein — encoded protein: MQQGLGWWLVDLSGGRVVYHGGDTFGQTALVAFHPARRLGAVVLSNSRANLYASISELGLYLLDSSYPLTTIRRPFQVSTVQLHNLAGQYRSEEGDRFEIRVERDQLIFYHPASRADFPAMAITATRFEALGIELGPNTTGQFELDSNARAVSLKWTQSGRTHDYAREPDPNQLSLRVAKNELELVLTGDDPSPYRLEISENLDEWRPADLFPTPNSTVRIPFDAKVPVRFFRAARHSP